The proteins below are encoded in one region of Geobacter sp.:
- a CDS encoding CxxxxCH/CxxCH domain-containing protein, with amino-acid sequence MNDSRGRERLVFVLVLFIVGCLLVGRAEATIQCYDCHGTRNPVDFRPLDAAYRNITSGGFQGNHRNHLQPGAGPASCTLCHPGSDAYTTSHRDGVVTLAPRLNNSPAATRYTNHTTAWQQNAFPDMGQCSNVNCHFETLTPPWGSPTLARNDCTTCHGAPPATGSHGKKHGEYYGTGTDSCSRCHSDHTQESNPLAHAADVGTRPLAVQFGGVNAQGRYSGNVSYPDFLPSKNPARSGSCLNLYCHSNGAGGAPRVTPRWSGQGTTTCYSCHGGRKEDNTQADCSASGGNWDSTSQICTPSLTMSSNGHARLVGPQWVRKYSCYYCHNATTNADGTLKDQSMHVNGARDVEMSPQWNIVGRPLPSYDPQTKICDNVYCHSDGTANPETVRPFAWTEPKTECNTCHGHPRGSCSSAGCHDGRTDTTGKVWTVKTGWPSGQEWKAAIPMFANEGAGMPRANSHPRHTETSFTCDNCHASTVVNGICTDCHKTGIPTGQMGEVAHINANYHVNKSRDVVFLNGGSYDPVTKVCTNTVCHTGGTDPVWGDSVTRSVICLNCHGTTAADYDDFGMIFNGTRAKINLNEWQTTGHGRQLASGPYPASGNPPANFPGNPCWYCHDNNVLHMDGTNPFRLRKHPQFSKRFEKECVYCHMEGLESECLGCHNSGESLAIQLSYSSVMTKHGNSLVTTGCRNAGCHDSDASLHKTGAGFWDAAKKEDVRNQYEMMGVCLQCHDDDTGGKCNQCHVAPPENPMKYSLGFDPGTGFIKPQKARASSVHFGYKHYRAYQQNGVWKGGKFCWDCHDPHGDTNIYMIQGKVATSTDGTFGKPLSRATVTFTRKQSGLDYARINAPYDGICNVCHAAGSQHYRSDGGDGHNAGRICTSCHEHRFTDSHADDLACNTCHLNKPVPRHSGFGLPRDCTKCHGGIIGNRMDVMSQLKANSHHIQGIDPNNKHCYACHWESTPEGLIDIKHHEGYNYKNYSSVKNAKVDLVVWEAGIRPTFYNSTTSISFLASNIGSSDVAVSRAESSKVNNHCISCHSDQNNDTQPFGDCKTPRQYAWDGQSIAARYSQLGTTPWGKYNSTTFAKANKKDTLAKAFSAHGNAKANQGGWETATGYDGAISNSRNGTYNVNCFDCHSSHGSKVVGVTSSYVTFNGTRNGANLKETQAGKGGYTMNYKASSNADSGSVNPYNTGAGQCFDCHLTQNAGTTPWGYQSTFGATKPIMGYGDTERFGQGMKGSIARFTYRDTKKTIVGGHLKASSMLNYTTAAQDRIGGLCTPCHDPHGVSPTLGGNRSYAVPLLKGTWLTSPYQDDSAQTALGSSYVYAEPTWRSDRNTFSTMTDNTKRVNESDSQFAGLCLRCHKKGNLTDGVNKNTSMKSLDRVHESVKGWGANDEHSFTCSKCHQPHNSGLPRLMKTNCLDWTHRGQVKSGGTPNTSGWRCGSVQGFPRGKYSFNQGVSCHGDSDGTSNFPTDTRWNNVTPWQ; translated from the coding sequence ATGAATGATAGTAGAGGGCGGGAACGTCTTGTTTTTGTGCTGGTTCTGTTCATAGTGGGATGTCTGCTGGTCGGCAGGGCCGAGGCGACGATCCAGTGTTACGATTGCCACGGGACCAGGAATCCGGTGGATTTCCGGCCGCTGGACGCAGCATACCGGAATATTACCAGCGGCGGCTTCCAGGGTAATCACAGAAACCATCTTCAGCCGGGTGCCGGTCCGGCGAGCTGTACGCTCTGCCATCCGGGAAGCGATGCCTACACCACCTCGCACCGGGACGGCGTCGTGACCCTTGCCCCGCGGCTCAACAACTCTCCCGCAGCTACCCGTTATACCAACCATACCACTGCCTGGCAGCAGAACGCCTTTCCGGACATGGGTCAATGCTCCAACGTCAACTGCCACTTTGAAACCCTCACCCCCCCCTGGGGAAGCCCCACGCTTGCCAGAAACGACTGCACCACCTGTCATGGTGCCCCGCCCGCCACCGGCAGCCATGGCAAAAAGCATGGCGAATATTATGGCACCGGGACCGACAGCTGCAGCAGATGCCATTCCGACCATACCCAGGAGTCCAATCCCCTGGCGCATGCGGCTGATGTCGGCACGCGCCCCCTGGCTGTCCAGTTCGGCGGGGTCAATGCCCAGGGACGCTATTCCGGCAACGTGAGCTATCCCGATTTCCTGCCGAGCAAGAACCCGGCACGGTCGGGAAGCTGTCTGAATCTCTATTGCCACAGCAACGGTGCCGGCGGAGCGCCGCGGGTTACGCCGCGGTGGAGCGGCCAGGGAACGACCACATGCTATTCCTGCCACGGCGGGCGCAAAGAGGATAACACCCAGGCGGACTGCAGCGCGTCGGGGGGGAACTGGGACAGCACGAGTCAGATCTGCACCCCTTCCCTGACCATGAGCTCCAACGGTCATGCGCGCCTGGTCGGACCCCAGTGGGTTCGCAAGTATTCCTGTTACTACTGCCACAATGCCACCACCAACGCGGACGGCACCCTGAAGGACCAGTCCATGCACGTAAACGGTGCGCGGGACGTGGAGATGTCGCCGCAATGGAACATCGTCGGCAGGCCGCTTCCTTCCTACGATCCGCAGACCAAGATCTGCGACAACGTCTACTGCCACAGCGACGGCACGGCAAACCCCGAAACCGTGCGCCCCTTTGCCTGGACCGAACCGAAAACGGAGTGCAATACCTGCCACGGCCATCCGCGCGGCAGCTGTTCGTCTGCTGGCTGCCATGACGGACGTACGGACACCACCGGCAAGGTCTGGACGGTCAAGACCGGCTGGCCTTCCGGCCAGGAGTGGAAGGCTGCCATCCCGATGTTTGCCAATGAAGGCGCCGGCATGCCGCGGGCAAACTCCCATCCGCGGCATACGGAAACCAGCTTTACCTGCGACAACTGTCATGCCTCAACCGTTGTCAACGGCATCTGCACCGACTGCCACAAGACCGGCATCCCCACGGGGCAGATGGGAGAAGTGGCCCATATCAACGCCAATTACCATGTGAACAAGTCACGGGACGTGGTCTTCCTGAACGGCGGCTCCTACGACCCGGTGACCAAGGTCTGCACCAACACGGTATGCCACACCGGCGGGACCGACCCGGTCTGGGGCGACTCGGTGACGCGGAGCGTGATCTGTCTCAACTGCCACGGCACCACCGCGGCGGATTATGACGATTTCGGCATGATCTTCAACGGCACCCGGGCCAAGATCAATCTCAACGAATGGCAGACCACGGGTCATGGCCGCCAGCTGGCAAGCGGCCCCTACCCGGCATCCGGCAACCCTCCAGCCAATTTCCCCGGCAACCCCTGCTGGTACTGCCATGACAACAACGTCCTCCATATGGACGGCACCAACCCCTTCCGCCTGCGCAAGCACCCGCAGTTCAGCAAGCGGTTCGAGAAGGAGTGCGTCTACTGCCACATGGAGGGGCTCGAAAGCGAGTGCCTCGGCTGCCACAATTCGGGCGAATCGCTTGCCATCCAGCTTTCCTATTCATCGGTCATGACCAAGCACGGCAACAGCCTGGTTACTACCGGCTGCCGCAATGCAGGCTGCCATGACAGCGATGCCAGCCTGCACAAGACAGGCGCCGGCTTCTGGGATGCCGCCAAAAAGGAAGATGTCAGAAACCAGTATGAAATGATGGGGGTCTGCCTGCAGTGCCACGACGATGACACCGGCGGCAAGTGTAACCAGTGCCATGTGGCACCACCTGAAAATCCGATGAAGTACTCCCTGGGCTTCGATCCGGGCACCGGGTTCATCAAGCCGCAGAAGGCGAGGGCATCGTCGGTCCATTTTGGCTACAAGCATTACCGTGCCTACCAGCAGAACGGTGTCTGGAAGGGGGGCAAGTTCTGCTGGGACTGCCATGATCCCCATGGTGACACCAACATCTATATGATCCAGGGTAAGGTGGCTACCTCCACCGACGGCACCTTCGGCAAGCCGCTCAGTCGGGCCACGGTAACCTTTACCCGCAAGCAGAGCGGTCTGGACTATGCGCGGATCAATGCTCCCTACGACGGGATCTGCAACGTCTGCCATGCCGCTGGCAGCCAGCACTACCGGAGTGACGGCGGCGACGGGCACAACGCAGGCCGTATCTGCACCTCCTGCCACGAGCACCGGTTCACCGACAGTCACGCCGATGATCTGGCCTGCAACACCTGTCACCTGAACAAGCCGGTACCGCGGCACTCCGGCTTCGGCCTCCCCCGCGACTGCACCAAGTGCCACGGCGGCATCATCGGCAACCGGATGGACGTCATGAGCCAGCTCAAGGCGAACTCGCATCATATCCAGGGGATAGATCCCAACAACAAGCACTGCTACGCCTGTCACTGGGAATCGACCCCCGAGGGGCTGATCGATATCAAGCACCACGAAGGCTACAACTACAAGAACTACTCTTCGGTGAAAAACGCCAAGGTCGACCTGGTGGTCTGGGAGGCTGGGATCAGGCCGACATTCTACAACAGCACCACGTCCATCAGCTTCCTGGCGTCGAATATCGGTAGCAGCGATGTTGCCGTCTCCCGCGCCGAATCGTCCAAGGTCAACAACCACTGTATCTCCTGCCACAGCGACCAGAACAACGACACCCAGCCGTTCGGCGACTGCAAGACACCGCGCCAGTACGCCTGGGACGGTCAGAGCATCGCTGCCCGGTACAGCCAGCTCGGCACCACGCCGTGGGGCAAATACAATTCCACGACCTTTGCCAAGGCCAACAAGAAGGACACCCTGGCCAAGGCCTTCTCTGCCCATGGCAATGCCAAGGCCAACCAGGGGGGCTGGGAGACGGCCACCGGTTACGATGGCGCCATCAGCAACTCCCGTAACGGTACCTACAACGTCAACTGTTTCGACTGCCACAGCTCCCACGGTTCCAAGGTGGTTGGAGTGACCTCCAGCTACGTCACCTTCAACGGTACCAGAAACGGTGCCAACCTGAAAGAAACCCAGGCGGGCAAGGGTGGCTATACCATGAATTACAAGGCCTCCAGCAATGCCGACAGCGGTTCCGTCAACCCCTACAACACGGGGGCCGGGCAGTGCTTCGACTGCCACCTGACGCAGAATGCCGGCACCACACCCTGGGGTTACCAGTCCACCTTCGGCGCGACCAAGCCGATCATGGGCTACGGCGATACCGAGCGCTTCGGTCAAGGGATGAAGGGCTCGATCGCGCGCTTTACCTATCGCGACACGAAGAAGACCATTGTCGGCGGCCACCTGAAGGCGTCGAGCATGCTGAACTACACCACGGCAGCACAAGACCGAATCGGCGGACTCTGTACGCCATGCCACGACCCGCACGGAGTGAGCCCGACGCTGGGGGGCAACCGATCCTATGCGGTTCCGCTTTTGAAGGGGACCTGGCTCACCTCGCCGTACCAGGACGACAGCGCCCAGACGGCCCTCGGCTCCAGCTATGTCTATGCCGAGCCGACCTGGCGGAGCGACCGGAATACCTTCTCCACCATGACCGACAACACGAAACGGGTGAACGAGAGTGACAGCCAGTTTGCCGGCCTCTGCCTCCGATGCCACAAAAAGGGGAACCTCACCGACGGCGTGAACAAGAACACGTCGATGAAGAGCCTCGATCGCGTGCATGAGTCGGTGAAAGGCTGGGGTGCCAATGACGAGCACTCCTTTACCTGCTCCAAGTGCCACCAGCCGCATAATTCCGGGCTGCCGCGCCTGATGAAGACCAACTGCCTCGACTGGACGCACCGGGGTCAGGTGAAGTCCGGCGGTACGCCCAATACCAGCGGCTGGCGCTGCGGCAGCGTCCAGGGGTTCCCGCGGGGGAAATACTCGTTCAACCAGGGTGTGAGCTGTCACGGAGACAGTGACGGCACCAGCAATTTCCCCACCGATACCCGGTGGAACAACGTGACACCGTGGCAGTAA
- a CDS encoding carboxypeptidase regulatory-like domain-containing protein has product MRIACRGLIAAGLVLLLAGAGIAAERQTGTLTGKLAQKNGAPLSGGLVFFFNQVSGPPPSPEEYWRVPDEIADLDNDGRFSAELLEGTYFVGAIQRMGAKEVGPPIEGDLFLVGRDPQGKPRTFTVKAGQQQDLGTIAGALPFGKTTVRPGTTGIEGVVVGPEGKPVVGVFVFAFLTPAMVGRPLFVSEKTGPDGRFLLRLAEGGEYYLKAKELYGGGPPRQGGIIGAYGDDEPKAVKVKSGAIAKGISIKGLRFPGQGRKP; this is encoded by the coding sequence ATGAGAATCGCATGCAGGGGGCTGATTGCGGCCGGGTTGGTGCTGCTGCTGGCTGGAGCCGGCATTGCCGCGGAGCGGCAGACCGGCACGTTGACCGGAAAACTGGCGCAAAAGAATGGCGCACCGCTGTCCGGGGGGCTGGTCTTCTTTTTCAACCAGGTTTCAGGGCCGCCACCTTCGCCCGAGGAATACTGGCGGGTCCCGGATGAGATCGCCGACCTGGACAACGACGGCCGGTTTTCCGCTGAGCTCCTGGAAGGGACCTACTTCGTTGGGGCCATTCAACGGATGGGGGCCAAGGAGGTCGGACCGCCCATCGAGGGTGACCTGTTCCTCGTCGGCCGCGATCCGCAGGGCAAGCCCCGGACCTTCACGGTCAAGGCCGGTCAGCAGCAGGATCTGGGGACGATTGCCGGTGCGCTCCCTTTCGGCAAGACAACCGTACGGCCCGGAACCACCGGGATCGAAGGGGTGGTGGTCGGCCCTGAGGGCAAACCCGTTGTCGGCGTCTTCGTCTTTGCCTTCCTGACCCCGGCCATGGTGGGACGGCCGCTGTTCGTGTCGGAAAAGACCGGCCCGGACGGCAGGTTTCTCCTGCGGCTCGCCGAGGGGGGAGAGTACTATCTGAAGGCCAAGGAACTCTACGGCGGCGGTCCACCCCGGCAGGGGGGGATCATCGGCGCCTATGGCGACGACGAACCCAAGGCGGTGAAGGTCAAGTCCGGAGCCATTGCCAAGGGGATCAGTATCAAGGGGTTGCGGTTCCCTGGTCAGGGGCGTAAGCCCTGA
- a CDS encoding right-handed parallel beta-helix repeat-containing protein, with amino-acid sequence MAGLICQVLVVCCGAFPAAATVLTADTVWSGTVTLNEDLLVPSGITLTILPGTDVRVVAAESTKTDPEYLSPLTEITVRGVLKAEGSSAAPIRIAGVAPGTPGAWAGIMIDGGSARFGHCRIEDAEAALHLLAGEAELDSSTLTGNRYGLVAQGKLSRVRLTGSSIRENDYGVSLFDGARLDEKGGQVAANRKRDRRAWDDPPTDVSPNPPAPTKLPVARVYRDEVLLGETVWQGRIEVAGQVRVPETARLVILPGTIVEFRRRDTNADGIGENGLLIQGVLVAKGMPDRQILFRSAEPQPTMADWDAINIMNSDGIQNLIEYCRIENAYRGLHFHFSNVLVNRSQFSNNYRGIQFQESRVDLRNNRFSGNKSAVQGRDSEVSFTGNRVVANLRGVNFFRADAVVRDNRFSHNALDGLRLRDSSAVVEQNTIDGNRYGVMAQDTLYGRYTGNVVVRNAEIGFSLKNLDNLEISGNFVAANGINGMSLQDVRALVRGNSFTGNGERGLGIISFDGTITGNSFSDNGLYAIDLEGSRDVSAPANWWGGKQPETVICDRDDIPGRGRVVAGSPSTGPLPFVWPLAEVPVSLTWQGTVAVKGQVAVPSGVSLAVTPGSTVRFSADAGLSVKGKLLATGEKAQRITFRADGAPQPAAWGEILLEHATGSRLEYCDITSATWGIHSHFTNLVVKNCRFSGNYGGMRFRSGPVEVSRSLFRDNVIGIRSYRGNAHITENVITGNETGIFVREKGSGLEIRRNSLAGNNGVAIRVGDFNDEDVRAPENWWGVDEPGSMIFDARQESGIGFVRFEPVLNGPLQTGPEE; translated from the coding sequence CTGGCCGGCCTCATCTGCCAGGTGCTGGTCGTCTGCTGCGGGGCTTTTCCCGCAGCTGCGACGGTCCTGACTGCCGATACGGTCTGGAGCGGGACCGTCACCCTTAACGAGGATCTGCTTGTCCCCTCCGGAATCACCCTCACCATTCTGCCCGGCACCGATGTCAGGGTGGTGGCGGCAGAGAGCACCAAGACCGATCCTGAATACCTCTCCCCCTTGACCGAGATTACCGTCCGCGGTGTCTTGAAGGCAGAAGGGAGCAGTGCTGCACCGATCCGGATCGCCGGGGTGGCGCCGGGCACGCCCGGCGCATGGGCAGGGATCATGATCGACGGCGGATCAGCCAGGTTCGGCCACTGCCGGATCGAGGATGCCGAGGCCGCCCTGCATCTGTTGGCCGGGGAGGCAGAGCTTGACAGCTCCACCCTTACGGGAAACCGTTACGGTCTGGTTGCCCAGGGGAAGCTGAGCCGGGTCCGGCTGACCGGCAGCAGCATCCGGGAGAACGACTACGGGGTCTCCCTCTTCGACGGTGCCCGGCTTGACGAGAAGGGGGGGCAGGTCGCGGCCAACCGGAAACGGGACCGTCGCGCCTGGGACGATCCCCCGACGGACGTTTCGCCGAATCCGCCGGCGCCCACAAAACTGCCGGTCGCCAGGGTCTACCGCGACGAGGTCCTTCTGGGGGAGACCGTCTGGCAGGGTCGGATCGAGGTGGCGGGCCAGGTCAGGGTCCCGGAGACCGCCCGGCTGGTCATCCTGCCGGGAACCATCGTGGAATTCAGACGGCGTGACACCAACGCTGACGGTATCGGCGAAAACGGGCTCCTGATCCAGGGGGTCCTGGTGGCCAAGGGGATGCCGGACCGGCAGATCCTGTTCCGCTCGGCAGAGCCGCAACCGACCATGGCCGACTGGGATGCCATTAACATCATGAACAGCGACGGCATCCAGAACCTGATCGAGTACTGCCGGATCGAGAACGCCTACCGCGGGCTGCATTTCCACTTTTCCAACGTGCTGGTCAACCGCTCCCAGTTCAGCAACAACTATCGGGGGATCCAGTTCCAGGAGTCCAGGGTCGATCTCCGCAACAACCGTTTCAGCGGCAACAAGAGCGCTGTCCAGGGGAGGGATTCCGAGGTTTCGTTCACGGGCAACCGCGTCGTCGCCAATCTGCGTGGGGTCAATTTCTTCCGCGCCGATGCCGTCGTCAGGGACAACCGGTTTTCGCACAATGCCCTGGATGGCCTCAGGCTGAGGGATTCCTCGGCCGTGGTGGAACAGAACACGATCGACGGCAACCGCTATGGCGTCATGGCCCAGGACACGCTCTACGGCAGGTATACCGGCAACGTCGTGGTCCGCAATGCCGAGATCGGTTTTTCCCTGAAGAACCTGGACAACCTGGAGATCTCCGGGAACTTTGTCGCCGCTAACGGCATAAACGGCATGAGCCTCCAGGACGTCAGGGCGCTGGTCCGCGGCAACAGCTTCACCGGCAACGGCGAACGGGGCCTGGGGATCATCTCCTTCGACGGGACCATCACCGGCAACTCCTTTAGCGACAACGGCCTCTATGCCATCGACCTGGAAGGGAGCCGGGACGTATCGGCTCCGGCCAACTGGTGGGGCGGGAAACAGCCGGAAACGGTGATCTGCGACCGTGACGACATCCCCGGCCGGGGGAGGGTCGTGGCGGGTTCCCCGAGCACCGGCCCGCTCCCCTTTGTCTGGCCCCTGGCCGAGGTGCCGGTGAGTCTCACCTGGCAGGGGACGGTGGCGGTGAAGGGGCAGGTCGCGGTCCCCTCCGGGGTTTCCCTGGCCGTGACGCCGGGGAGCACGGTCCGTTTTTCCGCCGATGCCGGCCTTTCCGTAAAAGGCAAGCTCCTTGCAACAGGAGAAAAGGCGCAACGTATCACTTTCCGGGCGGATGGCGCCCCGCAGCCCGCTGCATGGGGGGAAATCCTCCTTGAGCATGCCACCGGAAGCCGACTGGAATACTGTGACATCACGTCGGCCACCTGGGGAATCCACAGTCATTTCACAAACCTGGTGGTGAAAAACTGTCGTTTCAGCGGAAACTACGGCGGCATGCGCTTCCGGAGCGGCCCGGTCGAGGTGTCCCGCTCGCTGTTCCGCGACAATGTCATCGGCATCCGCTCCTACCGGGGGAATGCCCACATCACTGAGAACGTCATCACCGGCAACGAGACCGGCATCTTCGTGCGGGAAAAGGGGAGCGGTCTGGAGATCAGGCGGAACAGTCTTGCCGGCAACAACGGCGTGGCCATCAGGGTAGGCGATTTCAATGACGAGGATGTCCGGGCCCCGGAAAACTGGTGGGGGGTCGATGAGCCGGGTAGCATGATCTTCGATGCCCGCCAGGAGAGCGGCATCGGTTTTGTCCGCTTCGAGCCGGTGCTGAACGGGCCGCTGCAGACCGGACCGGAGGAATAA
- a CDS encoding carboxypeptidase regulatory-like domain-containing protein produces MRARFGFGVLLLVLLIAAVAQGEGRLLQGVILDEAGRPVAGAELFLYDSPRIKRPADFISAKTASDGRYSLQVPAATYWAVARVRHGDKFGPLMPGDLHSGDPQELDLSGSDLQADFTVADIRATARAREKTRSDLARVAGRITDQEGKPVAGAAVSVWREPVTARLPDVVSGWSDADGGYLLFLPAGTYTMTPTATFPPPPPRAELHRVVIHEGEKALVLDLQLTTEEPAPAALNAGGSPGDGLSISDE; encoded by the coding sequence GTGAGGGCCAGGTTTGGATTCGGAGTGCTGCTCCTCGTGCTGCTGATCGCCGCGGTCGCCCAGGGAGAAGGCCGCCTTCTGCAGGGGGTGATCCTGGATGAGGCCGGTAGGCCAGTGGCCGGGGCAGAGCTTTTTCTCTACGATTCCCCCCGGATCAAGCGCCCTGCCGATTTCATCTCGGCAAAGACCGCCAGCGATGGCAGGTATTCCCTCCAGGTTCCTGCTGCCACGTACTGGGCTGTGGCACGGGTGCGGCACGGGGACAAATTCGGTCCGCTCATGCCGGGGGACCTGCATTCAGGCGACCCCCAGGAACTCGACCTCTCCGGCAGCGACCTGCAGGCGGACTTTACCGTGGCCGATATCCGCGCCACGGCCAGGGCCAGGGAAAAGACCCGTAGCGACCTGGCGCGGGTGGCAGGGCGCATTACCGATCAGGAAGGGAAGCCGGTTGCCGGAGCTGCCGTCTCTGTCTGGCGCGAACCGGTAACCGCGCGCCTGCCGGATGTCGTTTCGGGTTGGAGCGATGCCGATGGCGGCTATCTCCTCTTTCTGCCGGCAGGGACGTACACAATGACGCCTACTGCCACGTTTCCTCCTCCACCGCCCCGCGCGGAGTTGCACCGGGTAGTGATCCATGAGGGGGAGAAGGCGCTGGTCCTGGACCTGCAGCTAACGACCGAAGAGCCTGCACCCGCAGCCCTCAACGCAGGCGGTTCGCCGGGCGACGGACTGTCGATCAGCGATGAATAG
- a CDS encoding ResB-like family cytochrome C biogenesis protein, with amino-acid sequence MLDRLWRFLTSTRFAIILFGVIACLSLVGTIPGLETIYRQMPFRGLLGILGLCTLCCTVRRWKGIAWQVHLVHAGVILTLAGGMIGGLGSVATVNIYEGDTVDTAFRWDLEQDAPLGFSLTVTDINTDYYPVPVKVGVLHDGEKEGLFTLKTGESFDLGGYRVQVNRLDPAGRQLGLTVSQKGQRVGTAVTDGKTDLPAGFPYTFKLVAFQNPKLKRMWVSLRLSRGGELLAEGVSEVNSPLDWDGFSFFNTRVSSDEAGRLYAGIQIVKDPGRQVAFAGLLITSLGVVLAFVRRMSGRGNRPAAAPEQG; translated from the coding sequence ATGCTCGATCGCCTCTGGAGATTCCTCACTTCGACCCGGTTCGCCATCATCCTCTTCGGGGTGATCGCCTGCCTGTCGCTCGTGGGAACCATTCCCGGCCTGGAGACGATCTACCGTCAGATGCCGTTCCGGGGGCTGCTCGGGATCCTCGGCCTCTGTACCCTCTGCTGCACGGTGCGCAGGTGGAAGGGGATCGCTTGGCAGGTCCATCTGGTCCATGCCGGCGTGATCCTGACCCTGGCAGGCGGGATGATCGGCGGACTCGGCTCGGTTGCGACCGTCAACATCTACGAGGGGGATACGGTCGATACTGCCTTTCGCTGGGACCTGGAGCAGGATGCTCCCTTGGGCTTCTCCCTGACGGTCACCGACATTAACACCGATTACTACCCGGTTCCGGTCAAGGTGGGTGTCCTGCACGACGGGGAAAAGGAAGGGCTCTTCACCCTGAAGACGGGGGAGAGCTTTGACCTGGGCGGTTACCGGGTACAGGTCAACCGGCTCGACCCGGCCGGCCGGCAGCTCGGGCTGACGGTGTCGCAGAAGGGCCAACGGGTCGGTACGGCCGTTACCGACGGTAAAACGGATCTCCCCGCGGGGTTCCCCTACACGTTCAAGCTGGTGGCCTTCCAGAATCCCAAGCTCAAGCGGATGTGGGTATCCCTTCGCCTGAGCCGGGGGGGAGAGCTCCTTGCCGAAGGGGTGAGCGAGGTCAACAGCCCGTTGGACTGGGACGGGTTCTCGTTCTTCAATACCAGGGTCAGTTCGGATGAGGCCGGCCGGCTGTATGCCGGCATTCAGATCGTGAAGGACCCCGGTCGCCAGGTCGCCTTTGCCGGTCTGCTGATAACGTCGCTGGGGGTAGTGCTTGCCTTTGTCCGGAGGATGTCCGGCCGTGGGAACCGACCTGCCGCGGCTCCGGAACAGGGGTGA